One segment of Campylobacter concisus DNA contains the following:
- a CDS encoding coproporphyrinogen III oxidase family protein, whose translation MIFKNIVENFAVNYAHNSIQRSLYNEFNIDILTTTYTKTPKKDKKYMLYAHVPFCHTFCPYCSFHKYHYEQELAKIYFENLREEMRQVKEAGFDFDSLYVGGGTTLINEPELEKTLKLAKELFSIEEISAESDPNHISPESLSRFDGLIDRLSVGVQSFDDETLKRVGRYEKFGSAKEIKRKLELALGKIPVISLDLIFNLPNQTKEQLINDINTAKSISPQQITFYPLMKSELTRENIARSLGVSNVDNEREFYEIIVSEFAKGGYKQSNAWAFSNEKSADLRDEYVGSNLEYVGVGSGAFSFLDGELVINAFNLLDYGRKIKDRQSPVIAKCGFSKKERLKYTFLTRLFDGGVDIKRYNDENSTNINKALFMELSLLKLVNAVYEENGIIKPTFFGKYICIVLMRDFYAGMDKVRAIFKDDAKIKRSKVLRIMSENTEQKYEPNIIQPRAAM comes from the coding sequence ATGATCTTTAAAAATATTGTTGAGAATTTTGCCGTGAATTACGCTCATAATTCTATTCAAAGATCACTATATAATGAATTTAATATAGACATTTTAACCACAACCTACACCAAAACTCCCAAAAAAGACAAAAAGTATATGCTCTATGCACATGTACCATTTTGTCACACATTTTGCCCGTATTGCTCGTTTCATAAGTACCACTATGAGCAAGAGCTTGCAAAAATTTACTTTGAAAATTTACGTGAGGAGATGAGGCAGGTTAAAGAGGCTGGATTTGACTTTGATTCACTTTATGTTGGCGGTGGCACGACGCTTATAAATGAGCCTGAGCTTGAGAAAACGCTTAAGCTTGCAAAAGAGCTTTTTAGTATAGAAGAAATTTCAGCAGAAAGCGATCCAAATCACATCTCACCCGAGAGTTTATCTAGATTTGATGGGTTAATTGATCGCTTAAGCGTTGGCGTACAAAGCTTTGATGATGAAACATTAAAAAGAGTTGGCAGATACGAAAAATTCGGCTCAGCCAAGGAGATAAAAAGAAAGCTTGAGCTTGCTCTTGGTAAGATCCCAGTCATTAGCCTGGATCTCATCTTTAACCTGCCAAATCAAACAAAAGAGCAGCTTATAAACGACATAAATACTGCAAAATCGATCTCTCCGCAGCAGATCACCTTCTATCCACTTATGAAATCAGAGCTAACAAGAGAGAATATAGCTCGCTCGCTTGGCGTTTCAAACGTAGATAACGAGCGTGAATTTTACGAGATCATCGTGAGTGAATTTGCTAAGGGCGGATACAAGCAGAGCAATGCTTGGGCGTTTTCAAACGAAAAAAGTGCTGACCTTCGCGACGAATATGTTGGCTCAAATTTAGAGTACGTGGGCGTGGGTAGCGGCGCATTTAGCTTCCTTGACGGCGAGCTTGTTATAAACGCCTTTAACCTACTTGACTACGGCAGAAAGATCAAGGATAGGCAAAGCCCAGTCATCGCAAAATGTGGTTTTAGCAAGAAAGAGCGACTTAAATACACGTTTTTAACAAGGCTTTTTGATGGCGGAGTTGATATTAAAAGATATAACGATGAAAATAGCACAAACATTAACAAAGCCTTATTTATGGAGCTTAGCTTACTTAAGCTTGTAAATGCAGTATATGAAGAAAATGGCATTATTAAGCCGACATTTTTTGGCAAATATATCTGCATCGTGCTTATGCGTGATTTTTACGCTGGCATGGACAAAGTGCGTGCGATATTTAAAGATGATGCTAAGATAAAACGAAGCAAAGTGCTTCGTATAATGAGCGAAAATACTGAACAAAAGTATGAGCCAAATATCATTCAGCCACGAGCTGCGATGTAA
- a CDS encoding multidrug ABC transporter permease/ATP-binding protein — translation MLANLIKKNIYQISKIVLLTLVFSGLGVWTLSFINNELVSLKEFDPILAIKFIAVLLLFFISAIAANISLTNFGHKFIYELRYQSVKQILDTPNSVINEIGKAKIIASLNNDIKTITFAFMSATGFIQSLVFIVCASIYLCVIAPKIFIFLSVWIGATLFINTLFMKKIHLYFKHSRVQDDALQKHYDDIVEGHRELSLNRARASVCFDELNFTGDKKRQNMVKADIYHALSDNFTNIMLLGSVGLCVFLCVAFDWASLQTALSISLTILFLRGSFMSMVGSIPAALSAKVSLEKIMSLNLNKFKESFKFDDSLSDNWQNIKLKDINFNYTHGKFSLKGVNLEIKRGEITFIIGKNGSGKSTLINLLCGLMRPSSGEIYLDSTKIDEGNLQSYQAKISAIFADFYLFSQTLSHNGFASQNEINELLALLEIDKKVSVIDNKLSTTQLSTGQRKRLSLLIAILEHRSILILDEWAADQDPLFKRKFYKEILPFLQSKGISIIAVSHDDSYFDVATRIILVKDGFVRELDESERISAAKDAVEKIK, via the coding sequence ATGCTTGCAAATTTAATTAAAAAAAACATCTATCAAATTTCTAAAATAGTGTTATTAACACTCGTATTTAGCGGACTTGGTGTCTGGACCCTTTCATTTATAAATAATGAGCTTGTAAGTTTAAAAGAATTTGACCCGATTCTTGCAATTAAATTTATAGCAGTCTTACTTTTATTTTTTATAAGCGCCATCGCCGCAAATATATCGCTTACAAATTTTGGGCATAAATTTATCTACGAGCTAAGATATCAAAGTGTAAAGCAAATTTTAGATACGCCAAATAGCGTGATAAACGAGATCGGCAAGGCAAAGATTATAGCTAGCCTAAACAACGACATAAAAACGATCACATTTGCCTTTATGAGCGCTACTGGCTTCATACAAAGCTTAGTTTTTATCGTCTGTGCTAGCATCTACCTTTGTGTAATCGCTCCAAAAATTTTTATCTTTTTATCCGTTTGGATCGGTGCGACTCTTTTTATAAATACGCTTTTTATGAAAAAAATTCATCTTTATTTTAAGCATTCTAGAGTTCAAGATGACGCATTGCAAAAGCACTACGACGATATCGTAGAGGGGCATAGAGAGCTTAGTTTAAATAGAGCAAGGGCAAGTGTCTGCTTTGATGAGTTAAATTTTACAGGCGATAAAAAACGCCAAAATATGGTAAAGGCCGATATCTATCACGCATTAAGTGATAATTTTACAAACATTATGCTGCTTGGCTCAGTTGGACTTTGTGTATTTTTGTGCGTGGCATTTGACTGGGCGAGCCTGCAAACAGCACTTAGCATAAGTCTTACGATACTATTTTTAAGAGGCTCATTTATGAGCATGGTTGGCTCCATACCAGCTGCACTTAGCGCAAAAGTAAGTTTAGAAAAGATCATGAGTTTAAATTTAAATAAATTTAAGGAAAGCTTTAAATTTGACGATAGCCTAAGCGATAATTGGCAAAACATAAAACTAAAAGATATAAATTTCAACTACACTCACGGCAAATTTAGCCTAAAAGGCGTAAATTTAGAGATCAAACGCGGCGAGATAACGTTTATCATCGGTAAAAATGGCAGTGGCAAAAGCACGCTTATAAATTTACTTTGTGGCCTTATGCGCCCAAGTAGTGGCGAAATTTACCTTGATAGCACAAAGATAGATGAAGGAAATTTACAAAGCTATCAGGCAAAGATTAGCGCTATTTTTGCTGATTTTTATCTATTTTCACAAACGCTCTCTCATAATGGCTTTGCTAGCCAAAACGAAATAAACGAGCTTTTAGCCTTGCTTGAGATCGACAAAAAAGTAAGTGTCATAGATAATAAGCTTAGTACCACGCAACTCTCAACCGGTCAGCGAAAGCGTCTAAGCCTACTAATAGCTATTTTAGAGCACCGCTCTATCCTTATCCTAGATGAATGGGCAGCCGATCAAGATCCGCTCTTTAAGCGAAAATTTTACAAAGAAATTTTGCCATTTTTACAAAGTAAGGGCATCAGCATAATCGCTGTTAGTCACGATGATAGCTATTTTGATGTAGCAACTAGGATCATCTTAGTAAAAGATGGCTTTGTGCGTGAGCTAGACGAGAGCGAGCGAATAAGCGCTGCAAAAGACGCAGTTGAGAAGATAAAATAG